In one Pseudomonas tensinigenes genomic region, the following are encoded:
- a CDS encoding DUF6311 domain-containing protein, whose amino-acid sequence MRALNKHPALALLPLLLGVLAFFLVIGPRALDPQNIAWLKDGDPATHYLGWVYFRHSPWTFPLGLNPSYGLELGSAIIFSDSNPLLALLFKPFNGWLPETFQYFGFWLLACFVLQAWFAWKLLGLISDNPVLRLLGTGLLVFSPPMFVRTGGHLSLAGHFLILAALYLALHPALTRRRLAWGALLAATALVHAYLLVMVALIWIADLFGKVMLGTLTRRQGLTEFGSLFALVSVCCWQAGYFSIVDGAGGGGFGWYRMNLISLFDAEGWSYVLPSFVTGGGDYEGFNYLGLGVLLLVPAAGFAMLRSNIRVKALLSRWPWLMLAMLGLTVFALSNQIGLGAHTFSYPLPKTVEGLASIFRASGRMFWPVFYAIVLLVTFLVVRGYRPAFAMGLLALALTTQIVDTRIAWAGLRATKMVPQTSAWASPMHDPFWNSAAAHYKNIRALIPKNQSDQWQVLADFAAAHGLKTDAVYMGRMSPKALEEAQRDAQRRLSAGQYEADSLYILDDDSLDLAIQNVHSDTDLLTRVDDFVVLAPGWKRCDQCVAMVDEGRSMSAVPLSQPGLVQAFNRKSRQLVKGWAAPETWGTWSEGQDAEIALRVAPDTRSIVIDVLAFVMPPKLTQRVIVSVNGVEVLSTRLTQVQGNLLEIPLNPAVRETLVDGRVVTIQVHLPDATSPRNLGLNDDARVMGLGLKSLTVR is encoded by the coding sequence ATGAGGGCATTGAACAAGCATCCGGCCCTCGCGCTACTGCCATTGTTGCTCGGTGTGCTGGCGTTTTTTCTGGTGATCGGCCCGCGCGCCCTGGATCCGCAGAACATCGCTTGGCTGAAGGACGGTGACCCGGCGACGCATTACTTGGGCTGGGTGTATTTCCGGCACTCGCCCTGGACGTTTCCGCTCGGGCTCAACCCGTCTTATGGACTGGAGTTGGGCAGTGCGATCATTTTTTCTGACTCCAATCCACTGCTGGCACTGTTGTTCAAACCGTTCAATGGCTGGTTACCGGAAACGTTCCAGTATTTCGGCTTTTGGTTGCTGGCCTGTTTTGTCCTGCAAGCGTGGTTTGCCTGGAAGCTGCTCGGACTCATCAGCGACAACCCCGTGCTGCGCCTGTTGGGCACCGGTTTGCTGGTGTTTTCGCCGCCGATGTTTGTGCGTACCGGTGGGCATCTTTCTCTGGCCGGCCACTTTCTGATCCTGGCTGCTTTGTATCTGGCCCTGCATCCGGCGCTGACGCGACGGCGACTGGCATGGGGTGCCTTGCTTGCAGCCACCGCGCTGGTGCATGCCTACCTGTTGGTCATGGTGGCTTTGATCTGGATAGCCGATCTGTTTGGCAAAGTCATGCTCGGCACTCTGACTCGTCGGCAGGGGCTGACAGAGTTCGGCAGTCTGTTTGCCCTGGTCAGCGTATGTTGCTGGCAGGCGGGTTATTTCAGCATTGTCGACGGCGCCGGTGGTGGCGGTTTCGGTTGGTATCGGATGAATCTGATATCCCTGTTCGACGCTGAGGGGTGGTCATACGTACTGCCAAGCTTCGTGACGGGCGGCGGCGACTACGAGGGCTTCAACTATTTGGGCCTTGGGGTGCTGCTGCTGGTGCCCGCCGCGGGTTTTGCCATGCTGCGCAGCAATATTCGCGTCAAGGCGTTGCTTAGCCGTTGGCCATGGCTAATGTTGGCGATGCTCGGGCTGACGGTATTTGCCTTGTCCAATCAAATTGGCCTGGGCGCTCACACGTTCAGTTATCCGCTGCCGAAAACCGTTGAGGGGCTGGCGAGTATCTTCCGTGCCTCGGGCCGGATGTTCTGGCCGGTATTCTATGCCATCGTTTTACTGGTTACGTTTCTGGTGGTGCGTGGCTATCGACCGGCGTTCGCCATGGGGCTGCTGGCGCTGGCGCTGACGACCCAGATCGTCGACACGCGAATTGCCTGGGCGGGGTTGAGAGCGACAAAAATGGTCCCGCAAACTTCGGCCTGGGCCAGCCCGATGCACGATCCGTTCTGGAACAGTGCGGCCGCTCACTACAAGAATATTCGTGCGTTGATCCCCAAAAACCAGTCGGATCAGTGGCAGGTCCTTGCCGATTTTGCCGCGGCTCATGGTTTGAAGACCGATGCAGTTTATATGGGGCGCATGAGCCCCAAGGCGCTCGAAGAGGCTCAGCGTGACGCGCAACGCCGGCTGAGTGCCGGCCAATACGAAGCCGATTCGCTATACATCCTCGACGATGATTCGCTGGACCTGGCCATCCAGAATGTTCATAGCGATACCGATCTGCTGACCCGGGTCGATGACTTTGTCGTACTGGCCCCAGGCTGGAAGCGCTGTGATCAATGTGTGGCGATGGTCGATGAGGGGCGCTCAATGTCAGCTGTTCCGTTGAGCCAGCCCGGCCTGGTGCAAGCGTTCAATCGCAAGAGCCGGCAGTTGGTCAAAGGCTGGGCCGCTCCGGAAACGTGGGGCACCTGGAGTGAAGGGCAAGACGCCGAAATCGCGCTGCGTGTGGCGCCAGATACCCGCTCGATTGTCATCGACGTGCTGGCTTTCGTCATGCCGCCCAAACTGACTCAACGGGTCATCGTCAGTGTCAATGGCGTTGAAGTCTTGTCGACTCGCCTGACGCAGGTTCAGGGCAATCTGCTGGAAATTCCGCTCAACCCGGCTGTCCGCGAAACGCTCGTCGATGGCCGGGTCGTGACGATCCAGGTGCATTTGCCCGATGCCACCAGTCCACGCAATCTGGGGTTGAACGATGATGCTCGGGTGATGGGGCTGGGGCTGAAATCGCTGACCGTTCGCTGA
- a CDS encoding LysR substrate-binding domain-containing protein, with amino-acid sequence MNRNELRKADINLMVVFETLMLERNVTRAAEKLFLGQPTISSALNRLRTMLNDPLFIRVGHRMEPTARAEDIFRHLKPALDSLSVALSLTRDFDPAVSTMTFRIGLSDDVEFGLLPPLLRALRQEAPNVVFVVQHVDYWRIPDLLAAGDITVGISQTRGLPANAKRKLLRHIQPSILRADASDTPLTLDEYCARPHVLVSHTANVSGFADEWLAELGRTRQVVLSVPQYSALPALLAGTDLIASLPDYTAAAMATSGLLFKEPFPFKTPTLDLSMVWLSHVDSDPAERWLRSRLEQFMSERPLTAA; translated from the coding sequence ATGAACCGCAATGAACTACGCAAAGCCGACATCAACCTGATGGTGGTGTTCGAAACCTTGATGCTTGAACGCAATGTGACCCGGGCGGCCGAGAAGCTGTTTCTCGGCCAGCCGACCATCAGCTCGGCGCTCAACCGCTTGCGGACGATGCTCAACGATCCGCTGTTCATCCGCGTCGGCCATCGCATGGAACCGACTGCCCGTGCCGAAGATATCTTTCGCCATCTCAAGCCGGCGCTGGATTCGCTATCCGTGGCGCTGAGCCTGACCCGCGATTTCGATCCAGCGGTCAGTACCATGACTTTCCGTATCGGTCTGTCCGATGACGTCGAGTTCGGCCTGTTGCCGCCGCTATTGCGTGCACTGCGTCAGGAGGCACCCAACGTGGTGTTCGTGGTGCAACACGTCGATTACTGGCGGATTCCCGATCTGCTCGCCGCTGGCGACATTACTGTCGGCATCAGCCAGACCCGAGGTCTGCCGGCCAATGCCAAGCGCAAACTGCTGCGGCATATTCAGCCGAGCATCCTGCGTGCCGACGCCAGTGATACGCCGCTGACGCTGGATGAATATTGCGCACGTCCGCATGTGCTGGTTTCGCACACGGCCAACGTCAGTGGTTTCGCCGATGAGTGGCTGGCCGAACTCGGTCGTACTCGCCAAGTGGTGCTGTCGGTGCCGCAATACAGCGCGTTGCCGGCGCTGTTGGCGGGTACGGACCTGATCGCCAGTCTGCCGGATTACACTGCGGCGGCCATGGCCACTTCCGGATTACTGTTTAAGGAGCCGTTTCCGTTTAAAACACCGACGCTGGATTTGTCGATGGTCTGGCTCAGTCATGTGGACAGCGATCCGGCTGAGCGCTGGTTGCGTTCGCGGCTGGAGCAATTCATGAGTGAACGGCCATTGACCGCAGCCTGA
- a CDS encoding 5-carboxymethyl-2-hydroxymuconate Delta-isomerase encodes MPHLHMEYTANLPQLNADVALIRLNNTLVGSGQFAAEFDIKSRAVKVETFKVGTAMAERAFVYVKLALLSGRSPQIKKQLSESLLAVLQELCEWPAGVEVQLCVELVDMDRESYSKTAIGV; translated from the coding sequence ATGCCACACCTGCACATGGAATACACCGCCAACCTGCCACAGTTGAACGCCGACGTCGCGTTGATCCGCCTCAACAACACGCTGGTGGGCTCCGGTCAGTTCGCGGCGGAGTTCGATATCAAAAGTCGTGCGGTGAAAGTCGAGACCTTCAAGGTCGGTACCGCCATGGCCGAGCGCGCCTTCGTCTATGTGAAGCTGGCGCTGCTCAGCGGACGTTCGCCACAGATCAAGAAGCAGTTGTCAGAGAGCCTGTTGGCAGTCTTGCAGGAGCTGTGCGAATGGCCGGCCGGTGTCGAGGTGCAGCTGTGCGTTGAGCTGGTCGACATGGATCGCGAGTCCTACAGCAAAACCGCGATTGGCGTGTAG
- a CDS encoding LysR family transcriptional regulator yields the protein MLNSNLLRKLDMQDLMVFIAVYEQSSVTDVSETLFVSQSTVSYCLKKLRTSFEDELFINTRTGMRPTYKASTMYGHVQKILESINLCHAGAPTFDPTQQAVTFNICAPEYFEQLILPRLLKRFDFDDLPVMVNMHKFETDVPADELRDGSLDLVISFGPNFHRHHTDLKSRMLLEDDLVCVFDKRATPLEPRLSLQAFTERRHVFPTPWTSTTNMVDGWLARQAQKRQIVARSNSYSAALKMITGTDFILTLPRRIQRLLTNEAVFNHCEAPNGLPGFTLDMQWSQSVDQDSANLWLREQVVKVCSELEAA from the coding sequence ATGCTGAACAGTAACTTGCTACGAAAGCTCGACATGCAGGATCTCATGGTGTTTATCGCTGTTTATGAGCAAAGCAGCGTTACCGACGTGTCAGAAACCCTGTTCGTCAGCCAGTCCACCGTCAGTTACTGTTTGAAAAAACTGCGCACCAGTTTCGAAGACGAACTGTTTATCAATACCCGCACCGGCATGCGTCCGACCTACAAGGCCAGCACCATGTACGGCCATGTGCAGAAGATCCTCGAAAGCATCAACCTGTGCCACGCCGGCGCCCCCACGTTCGACCCGACCCAGCAAGCCGTCACCTTCAACATCTGCGCCCCGGAATACTTCGAGCAACTGATCCTGCCGCGCCTGCTCAAGCGTTTCGATTTCGATGATTTGCCGGTGATGGTCAACATGCACAAGTTCGAGACCGACGTCCCGGCGGATGAGTTGCGCGACGGCAGCCTCGATCTGGTGATCAGCTTCGGCCCCAACTTCCACCGCCATCACACCGACCTGAAATCACGGATGTTGCTGGAGGATGATCTGGTCTGCGTCTTCGACAAACGTGCCACGCCACTGGAACCGCGCTTGAGTCTGCAGGCCTTTACCGAACGCCGGCATGTGTTCCCGACACCGTGGACGTCAACCACCAACATGGTCGATGGCTGGCTGGCGCGGCAGGCGCAGAAGCGCCAGATCGTCGCGCGCTCGAACAGCTACAGCGCGGCATTGAAAATGATCACCGGGACCGACTTCATCCTCACCCTGCCCCGCCGTATCCAGCGTTTGCTGACCAACGAGGCGGTGTTCAATCACTGTGAGGCGCCAAACGGCTTGCCGGGCTTTACCCTCGACATGCAGTGGAGCCAGAGCGTGGATCAGGACAGCGCCAACCTGTGGTTGCGCGAGCAGGTGGTCAAGGTGTGCAGCGAACTCGAAGCGGCCTGA